From the genome of Pyxidicoccus trucidator:
TTCTGAACCCTTGGCCGTAACCCCCTCTATTCTTCCTGACCGTGAGCCGTCGCTAGCGTTCGCTCGCCACCGGCCCGGTCCGTACAGAATCCGTACAGCCCCGCCCTCATTGGCATGGGGCTGTAGCCGCGCAGCCGCCAGGAATGAAGCGCCCTATTCGGCTTCATGAATGCGTGAGGTCAGCGGAACCTCCCAGCACTTCTGCCAACCCCAAGGCTTTAGCAGGTTCCCGGGCCGCCCCGGGAGAGCAACTACTTCCCCGGTTGGGCGGTGGCCTGCCCGCAGGAGGGCAATTCCCGCTCGCGCCTCGGCATCAGAGCCATGGCGGAAGCCTCCGCTGGCCTCCAGTCCCTTCCGGGCTGGGCGCCTTTCTCCAATCCCAACCCGCAGCACGGCGTACCGCGAGGTACACGGGCCGCGGAGCACCCGCTTCACGCCCCTCACTCCCGCGAGGAGATACCCGCGCCGCACGGTATCCTCCCCGCCGCGTCGGCGCCCATTGCGCCGCTACCCGTTATTAGAGGAATCATCGATGAGTCGTCGCCTACTTGGAGCATTCGCGTGCGTGGCCGCGGTCGTGATGGCCTGCACACCTCTGGAGCAGGACGTTGGGGCCGTGGGGCGGGAGTCGCCGCGGGGGGCGAGTGAGCAGGGGCTCACCTCCATCAGCTTCCGCGGGAGCAGCAGGGCCAGTGGGAAGGGCATCACCTCACTGGCCATCCCCGCACCGGCTGGGCTGCAGGTGGACGACGTCGTCCTGGCGCGCCTCACCAACCGCAACAACGTGAGCGCGGTCCTCACGCCTCCGGCCGGCTGGACGCTGCTCCGCTCAGACCAGAGCGCCTCGGCCATCAAGACCTGGGTCCTCTACAAGGTCGCCACGGCGTCCGAGCCCTCCAGCTACACCTTCACCCTCGACCTCGCGAGCTACTTCGCCGGCAGCCTCGTGGCCTACAGCGGCGTGGACCCGCTGAACCCCATCGACACCCACGGCGGCCAGAAGAACGGGGACAGCGCGACCTTCACCACCCCGGCCCTCACCACCTCCAGCGCGGACGGGCTCGCGGTGTGGTTCGGCTCCCAGGTGTGGACGGGCGCGGCGTGCCCCTCGCCGGGCATCACGCCGCCCACCGGCTTCACCGTGCAGGAGGACACCTGCCTCGTCTCGTCCTCCACCGGCCTCCTCCTCCACGTCTCGGAGGCGGCGCTGGGCGCGGCGGGGATGCAGCCCCCCTTCGTCGGCGGCTCCGCGTTCGCCCACACCAACACCGCCGAGGTGGTGGCCCTGCGCGCGACTCCGCCGCCCCCTGCACCGGGCGTGGCCTTCCGCGGCACCGCCCAGGCCTCGGCGCTCACGGCGACCTCCCTGACCATCGCCGCCCCGGCCGGCGTCGAGGAGGCGGACCTGCTGCTCGCGCGGCTCAGCAACCGGAACCAGGTGGGCGCCACCCTCACGCCCCCCGCGGGCTGGACGCTTCTGCGCTCCGACCAGAGTTCCACCCAGCTCAAGAGCTGGGTCTTCTACAAGGTCGCCACGGCCTCGGAGCCCTCGAGCTACGAGTTCGGCATCAGTCTCGCGAGCAACCTCGCGGGCAGCATCGACGCGTTCAGCGGCGTGGATCCGGTGAGCCCCATCGACACCCACAGCGGACAGAAGAACGGGACCACCTCCGCCTTCGATGCGCCGCTCATCACCACCACCTCGGGCAATGGACTGGTGGTGTGGTTCGGGTCGCAGATCTGGGCCGGGAGCACCTGCCCCGCAAGCCCCATCGCGCCCCCCTCTGGCTTCACGGAGTCCTTCGACACCTGCCTGGTCTCCAGCTCCGCGGGACTCCTCTATGACGCCGCCTGGAAGGCCCTGGGCGCCGCAGGTGTGCAGCCGGCGTTCAACGGCACCTCACCGTACGCGCAGACCAACACCACCCAGGTCGTGGCCCTGCGTCCCATCCAGCCCCCCCCGCCCCCCGCGGTGGCCTTCCGCAGCGCCGCCCAGGCCTCGGCGCTCGCGGCCACCCGCCTCACCCTTCCGGCTCCCGCCGGGGTCGCCGCGGACGACGTCCTCCTGGCGCGCCTGTCCAACCGCAACCAGGTGAGCGCGACCCTCACTCCGCCGGCGGGCTGGACCTTCCTGCGCTCGGACCAGAGTTCCTCCCAGCTCAAGAGCTGGGTCTTCTACAAGGTCGCCACCGCGTCCGAGCCGGCCTCGTACGAGTTCGGCATCAGCCTCGCGAGCAACCTCGCGGGCAGCATCGACGCCTTCAGTGGTGCGGACCCCGCGAGCCCCATCGACACCCACAGCGGACAGAAGAACGGGACCACCTCGGCGTTCGACGCCCCGGCCCTCACCACCGCGAGCGCCGGCGGGCTCGCGGTCTGGTTCGGGTCGCAGCTGTGGGCCGGGAGCACGTGTCCGGCGAGCCCCATCGTTCCCCCCGCGGACTTCACCGAGTCCTTCGAGACCTGCCTGGTCTCCACGTCCACCGGGCTCATCTTCAACTCCGCCTGGAAGGTCCTCGGGGAGCCCGGGGTGCAGCCTGCCTTCAACGGGAGCTCTCCCTATGCCAACACCAACACCGCGCAGGTGGTGGCGCTGAGGGCCGCGAGCGCGCCGGCCTGCACGGCGGCCGACAACTACGTCGGCACCTGGGTTCAGCAGGGGACGGTGGTAGCCCCCGAGATAGTGGAGCCCTCGGGCCTGGCCGCGAGCCGGGTGGTGCCGGATGTGCTGTACGTGCACAACGAGGACACCACGGCCATCGTGGCCATCAGCACCCTCAACGCCTCGACGGTGGGCGTGTACGACGTGGGCAACGTGACGCCGGCGGACTGGGAGGACGTGGCCAGCGGGCCCTGTCCCGCGGGCTCCTGCATCTTCATGGGGGACATCGGGCGGGCGAGCGCCAACTTCCCCACGCCGCCCAACTCGTTCGCGGTGTACCGGATTCCGGAGCCGGACCTCGCCAACGGCCAGACGACGGGGACCCTCGCCGCCGAGGCTTTCCCGTTCGTCTACCCGGACTCGGCGAAGGACGCTGAGGCGCTGATGGTGCATCCGGTGACGGGGGACATCTACGTCATCACCAAGTCGGGCTCGGGGGCGAGCAAGGTCTACAAGTTCCCCACGCCGCTGCCGGCGCCGGGGACGATGAGCACGCTGGTGTGGGTGGCCGACCTGCAACTCCCCGTGGATCCCAATGACGTGGAGGCGGCCAAGGCCACCTCGGCGGCGGTCCACCCGTGTGCCAACCGGTTCCTGGTGCGCACCTACCGGAGGGTCTACGAGTTCCGTGCCGCCGCCGGACAGGGCTTCGAATCCGCGTTCGCGGCGACCCCGGTGACGCTGACCGACACCCAGGAGGGCCAGGGCGAGGCCATCGAGTATGACGCCAACGGCGCAAGCTACTACACGATGAGCGAGACCCCCTCCCCGTTCCGGCTGAAGCGCGTGAGCCGCCTGTAGGCGCAAGCGGAATCCCGGGGCGCTGGCCTCTCCGCCAGGGCCCCGGCCCTGCAGGCCCCCTACACCCTCAAGGCGCGGAAGAAGACCGTGGCCAACTGGGGTTATCCCGCTTCGAAGCCCTTGCAGCGGCGTCCCTGTCCCGCTATACGGGCGTCACTTTGCGGCCAGGTAGCTCACCTGGTTAGAGCGGCGGTCTCATAATCCGCAGGTAGTCGGTTCAAGTCCGACCCTGGCCACAAGCCCCGGAGTCACTTTTTCTAGTGATTCCGGGGTTTTTCTTTGCCCGCAGGGGCTCGGGCTTCCCTGGAGCCGCGGTAGCAAGCCTGCTCGGCTCCATCAGTCAGCCGCTGCCAGGGACTGCCCATGCCGCTGCGCTCGGTCGGTGGTTGCCCTTCTCTTCCCCTGTGACTTCGACTCCTCGCCAGCCAGAGTCCCTGCTGCTGCTGTCGTTGCGGCATCGCTTCGGACGGCGGCTCGAAATCCTGGCGCTGGCGCTGGGCAGCGCGGTCGTCGGAGTCGCAAGCCCCGTCTTCCAGAAGGTCTTCATCGACGGGCTCCTGGCCTCGGATTCCACCCGGGCCCCCCACGCTGGGGTCGACTGGCTCCAATCCGTCTCCCCGCTGGCGGCCATCACCGCCGCAGCCCTCTGTGCCTTCGTCTCACAGGCGCTCGGCTTCGCCGGAGGCTATGCGGCGACGCGTGAAGGCACGCTCGTGCAGCGCCTCTTCTCGGAGCGGCTCTACCGCAAGGCCCTCTGTCTCCGGTCCGACTCGGCGAAAGCGACTCCGACGGGCGAAGTGGTCGCGCTCTACGCCAGCAACGTGGCGGGCGCCTCCGCACTCATTACCCAGGTCCTTCCGATGGCTTCGTTCATCGGCTTCCACCTGGTCCTGGCGCCGCTGGTCATCCATTGGGTCTGCGGGATTCCGCTCTGGGCGACGCTCTCCGTGATGGGCGTCATCATCTCGCTCACCCTCGTCCTGGCGGCCCGGCAGAGTCGGTTCCTCGTGCGCTTCAAGCAGCTCTCGGCCGAGCGCACCGCCCTCGTGAGCGAGTGGGTGCAGTCCATCCGGCTGCTCCGGGTCCTTGGCTGGGTCGCCGGCTACGAGAAGAATATCTTCGCGAAGCGCGAGGAGGAGACGCGCAACCGTCTCGCGATGGTCGTCAACGGCCAGCTCATCGTCACTTTCGGCTCCTCACTCAACTTCATCATCAACCTCACCGGCATCGCGAGCCTCATCTACCTGAGCGAGAGGCGCGTCACCCCGGGAGAGCTCTTCATGATGCTGTGGATCTTCGGCGCATTCCTGTCACGCGCCTTCCGCGAGATTCCATGGCTCTTCACCTTCCTGCTCGAATCGCTCACCTGGATGAGAGGGCTCGAGACGTTCCTCGAACGTCACGCCGATACGCGCGCTCCCGAGCAGGATGAGCCCGAGGCAGGGCCCCTTCCCGCCGGCGCCCTCGCCCTCTCGGCGCGCGGGCTCAACCTCACCATCAACGGCAAGAAGCTCCTCGAGGACGTCGACTTCGAGGTGAAGCCGGGCGAGTTCGTCGCCATCGTCGGAGAGGTGGGCTGCGGGAAGTCGCTCCTCCTGCTCTCGCTGCTCGGTGAGACAGGCGCGACCTTCGAGAGCCTGCGTATTGGCTCGGTCGACGCCCTCGGGCTGGACCTCCAGGCGCGCCGCCGCCACTTCGCGCTCGTCCCGCAGGAGGGCTTCGTCATGAGCGCCTCGCTCCGGGAGAACGTCGTCTTCCAGTACGAGCCGTCCCTGGACTCCGACAATCGCGTCGAGCAAGCACTCTTGACCTGCCAGTTCCGACTCGACGACGAGGTCCACGGACCGGGGCTCGACACCCGGATTGGAGAGCGTGGCGTCAATCTCTCGGGAGGACAGCGGCAGCGGATCTCGCTCGCGCGCGCCTACCACTTCGACCGGCCCATCGTGCTCCTCGATGACTGCTTGAGCGCCGTGGACGTGGACACCGAGCGCCGGCTCCTGGAGGAGCTCATCGAAGGCGCCTGGAGGGACCGCACGCGCATCCTCGTCACCCACCGGCTGTCCGTGCTCGAGCGGGTGGACCGCGTCTTCCTCATGGAGGACGGAGCCATCTCCGAGGCAGGCACCTTCGCGGACCTCATGAAGAGCTCCCGCCGCATGCGGGAGCTCGTGACGTCGGTGTCCGATAACACGCAGCAGTCCGTGACCGGGCCGGACGTGCGGAGGGCGGATGTCCCGGCCCGGTGAGCACGCCAGCGACGAGCGCGCCCTGCGCGGGCGGTACTCACGCGACGTGTTCGAGACGCTCTTCTTCGCCTACCGGCCCATGGCTGGCCGCATCCTGTTGCTCTTTGTCGGTGGCTTCTTCGGGCGCCTCCTGCTGCTGTCCAATGCCAACCTGATTGGCGTCTGGGCCGACACGTACTGCGACCGCTTCGGTAGCCAGGCCCCCTGCAAGCCTGTTCCGGCGCTGTTCGCGCACTTCAGCGACACCGACTTCCTGAAGCTCCTCGCCGCGGCGACGCTGGCTGGCTTCGCGTTGACCGCGTTCTTTCGCATCGGCT
Proteins encoded in this window:
- a CDS encoding cell wall anchor protein, coding for MAAVVMACTPLEQDVGAVGRESPRGASEQGLTSISFRGSSRASGKGITSLAIPAPAGLQVDDVVLARLTNRNNVSAVLTPPAGWTLLRSDQSASAIKTWVLYKVATASEPSSYTFTLDLASYFAGSLVAYSGVDPLNPIDTHGGQKNGDSATFTTPALTTSSADGLAVWFGSQVWTGAACPSPGITPPTGFTVQEDTCLVSSSTGLLLHVSEAALGAAGMQPPFVGGSAFAHTNTAEVVALRATPPPPAPGVAFRGTAQASALTATSLTIAAPAGVEEADLLLARLSNRNQVGATLTPPAGWTLLRSDQSSTQLKSWVFYKVATASEPSSYEFGISLASNLAGSIDAFSGVDPVSPIDTHSGQKNGTTSAFDAPLITTTSGNGLVVWFGSQIWAGSTCPASPIAPPSGFTESFDTCLVSSSAGLLYDAAWKALGAAGVQPAFNGTSPYAQTNTTQVVALRPIQPPPPPAVAFRSAAQASALAATRLTLPAPAGVAADDVLLARLSNRNQVSATLTPPAGWTFLRSDQSSSQLKSWVFYKVATASEPASYEFGISLASNLAGSIDAFSGADPASPIDTHSGQKNGTTSAFDAPALTTASAGGLAVWFGSQLWAGSTCPASPIVPPADFTESFETCLVSTSTGLIFNSAWKVLGEPGVQPAFNGSSPYANTNTAQVVALRAASAPACTAADNYVGTWVQQGTVVAPEIVEPSGLAASRVVPDVLYVHNEDTTAIVAISTLNASTVGVYDVGNVTPADWEDVASGPCPAGSCIFMGDIGRASANFPTPPNSFAVYRIPEPDLANGQTTGTLAAEAFPFVYPDSAKDAEALMVHPVTGDIYVITKSGSGASKVYKFPTPLPAPGTMSTLVWVADLQLPVDPNDVEAAKATSAAVHPCANRFLVRTYRRVYEFRAAAGQGFESAFAATPVTLTDTQEGQGEAIEYDANGASYYTMSETPSPFRLKRVSRL
- a CDS encoding ATP-binding cassette domain-containing protein, with the protein product MTSTPRQPESLLLLSLRHRFGRRLEILALALGSAVVGVASPVFQKVFIDGLLASDSTRAPHAGVDWLQSVSPLAAITAAALCAFVSQALGFAGGYAATREGTLVQRLFSERLYRKALCLRSDSAKATPTGEVVALYASNVAGASALITQVLPMASFIGFHLVLAPLVIHWVCGIPLWATLSVMGVIISLTLVLAARQSRFLVRFKQLSAERTALVSEWVQSIRLLRVLGWVAGYEKNIFAKREEETRNRLAMVVNGQLIVTFGSSLNFIINLTGIASLIYLSERRVTPGELFMMLWIFGAFLSRAFREIPWLFTFLLESLTWMRGLETFLERHADTRAPEQDEPEAGPLPAGALALSARGLNLTINGKKLLEDVDFEVKPGEFVAIVGEVGCGKSLLLLSLLGETGATFESLRIGSVDALGLDLQARRRHFALVPQEGFVMSASLRENVVFQYEPSLDSDNRVEQALLTCQFRLDDEVHGPGLDTRIGERGVNLSGGQRQRISLARAYHFDRPIVLLDDCLSAVDVDTERRLLEELIEGAWRDRTRILVTHRLSVLERVDRVFLMEDGAISEAGTFADLMKSSRRMRELVTSVSDNTQQSVTGPDVRRADVPAR